Proteins from a single region of Streptococcus mitis:
- a CDS encoding tRNA (cytidine(34)-2'-O)-methyltransferase yields MTNHIVLFEPQIPQNTGNIARTCAATNSPLHIIKPMGFPIDDRKMKRAGLDYWDKLEIYFYESLEYFMSQMKGKLYLISKFAEKVYSEVDLSTDEDHYFLFGREDKGLPEDFMREHPEKALRIPMNDEHVRSLNVSNTVCMIVYEALRQQNFAGLELVHTYEADKLK; encoded by the coding sequence ATGACAAATCACATTGTATTATTTGAACCACAAATTCCACAAAATACAGGCAATATCGCGCGTACTTGCGCTGCGACCAATTCTCCCCTCCACATCATCAAGCCAATGGGCTTTCCTATTGATGACCGCAAGATGAAGCGAGCTGGATTGGATTATTGGGATAAACTAGAGATTTATTTTTACGAGAGTTTGGAGTATTTCATGTCTCAGATGAAGGGCAAACTCTATCTGATTTCTAAATTCGCGGAAAAAGTCTATTCTGAGGTGGATTTATCGACTGATGAAGACCATTATTTTCTATTTGGACGTGAAGACAAGGGCTTGCCTGAGGACTTTATGCGAGAACATCCTGAGAAAGCTCTCCGTATTCCTATGAATGATGAACATGTCCGCAGTCTCAATGTGTCTAATACCGTCTGCATGATTGTCTACGAAGCCCTCCGCCAGCAGAACTTTGCAGGTCTTGAGCTTGTTCATACATATGAAGCAGATAAATTGAAATAA
- a CDS encoding ECF transporter S component, which produces MTNTRRLSTIAILSAISFVLMYFDFPLLPAASFLKIEFSILPVLVGLVVMDLPAALGVLLLRSLLKLLLNSQGVNTYIGLPMNIVALGVFVIVFALIWKKERTTLRFLLGSLAGTIGLTVAMLVLNYVYAVPLYAKFANFDIGKILGLSNYLMTMVLPFNLIEGVIFSVSFWLLYVLLKPTLKHYER; this is translated from the coding sequence ATGACAAACACACGTCGACTTTCGACCATTGCGATTTTATCAGCCATCTCATTTGTGCTGATGTACTTTGACTTTCCGCTTTTACCAGCGGCGTCCTTCCTCAAGATCGAATTTAGTATCTTGCCAGTCCTTGTGGGCTTGGTGGTCATGGATTTGCCTGCTGCTCTAGGAGTTCTCTTGCTTCGCTCACTCTTGAAATTGCTTCTTAACAGCCAGGGAGTGAATACTTACATTGGTTTGCCAATGAATATCGTAGCTTTGGGAGTTTTTGTCATCGTATTTGCTTTGATTTGGAAAAAGGAACGGACAACCCTTCGTTTCCTACTAGGCTCTTTAGCTGGGACTATTGGTTTAACTGTGGCTATGTTGGTTCTCAACTATGTTTACGCTGTTCCTTTGTACGCTAAGTTTGCTAACTTTGATATTGGAAAAATTTTGGGACTTTCCAACTACCTAATGACTATGGTGTTGCCTTTTAATTTGATTGAAGGTGTAATCTTTTCCGTTTCATTCTGGTTGTTGTATGTTCTCTTGAAACCAACCTTAAAACATTATGAGAGATAA
- a CDS encoding phosphatase PAP2 family protein: protein MRDKQTFLMKGSFALLLFVILGYMVKFYPEALVGFDQPIQTAVRGDLPDYLTILFRAITRLIDIPVIITWVVITAFIFYRKRWKIESFFMLGNLALVGLLIVIFKNVYQRPRPAILHLVEEKGFSFPSGHSLAVTLMVGSLIVILSQRMKNPVWRKIVQIVLGLYLVSVLVSRIYLGVHYPSDVLASLCVGLGVLFIEFPFYDKLRFQWRFKGKQK from the coding sequence ATGAGAGATAAACAAACATTTTTAATGAAGGGCAGTTTTGCCCTTTTACTTTTCGTTATTCTTGGCTACATGGTCAAATTTTACCCTGAAGCGCTGGTCGGTTTTGACCAACCGATTCAGACTGCCGTTCGAGGAGACTTGCCAGATTACTTGACTATTCTTTTCAGGGCCATCACACGCTTGATTGATATCCCAGTGATTATCACTTGGGTTGTCATTACAGCTTTTATCTTTTATCGTAAGCGATGGAAGATAGAAAGTTTCTTCATGCTAGGAAATCTGGCTTTGGTAGGTCTTTTAATCGTGATCTTTAAAAATGTCTACCAGCGCCCACGACCGGCTATTTTACACTTGGTTGAGGAGAAGGGATTTTCCTTCCCAAGCGGCCATTCTCTGGCTGTAACCTTGATGGTCGGCTCTCTGATTGTCATTCTCAGTCAACGGATGAAAAATCCAGTCTGGAGAAAAATCGTACAAATCGTCCTTGGCCTCTACCTAGTCAGTGTGTTGGTATCAAGGATCTATCTGGGAGTTCATTATCCATCAGACGTTCTTGCCAGTCTCTGTGTGGGCTTGGGAGTCTTGTTTATCGAATTTCCCTTCTATGACAAGCTGCGCTTCCAATGGCGATTTAAAGGCAAGCAGAAGTGA
- a CDS encoding chromosome partitioning protein ParB: MKVNIKALHPTQLYLSEKKLAGIQTLYQSAEIINVAPISILAFGDYLLITDGHHRAYQALLAGRDTISAEWDRDGGDELYHLYAQACEERKIYSVLDLKNHILAQDEYEAKWYNWCDGFNQAATLLLKRKADETDPTNR; the protein is encoded by the coding sequence ATGAAAGTCAACATAAAAGCTCTCCATCCGACTCAACTATACTTATCAGAAAAGAAACTAGCAGGCATCCAGACACTTTATCAGTCGGCAGAAATAATCAATGTTGCTCCAATCAGTATTCTTGCGTTCGGAGATTACTTGTTGATCACAGATGGGCATCACAGGGCTTATCAGGCTTTATTGGCAGGTCGGGATACTATTTCTGCTGAGTGGGATAGAGATGGTGGTGATGAACTATATCATCTCTATGCGCAAGCCTGCGAAGAAAGAAAAATCTACTCTGTTCTGGATTTAAAAAATCATATCTTAGCTCAAGATGAGTATGAAGCAAAATGGTATAACTGGTGTGATGGTTTTAATCAAGCAGCAACTCTTTTGTTGAAAAGGAAAGCAGATGAAACAGACCCTACAAATAGATAA
- a CDS encoding GNAT family N-acetyltransferase produces the protein MRLVPYYKVNHCDEAFAWYQNVDLVYLVDGVKLPYSQETLEAMYSYLDQHGELFWIEVKEKGEWFPIGDVTLSQDNLPIVIGNSDYQHRGLGKKILSTLIELARVKGWKELRVKEIYTYNHASRRCFKSLGFVENGATEKGTSFILKLV, from the coding sequence CTGCGTCTTGTTCCTTATTATAAGGTCAATCATTGTGATGAAGCTTTTGCTTGGTATCAGAATGTGGACTTAGTTTACCTCGTAGATGGGGTGAAGCTTCCTTATAGTCAAGAAACTTTGGAAGCTATGTATTCCTATTTGGATCAGCATGGTGAGCTTTTTTGGATTGAAGTCAAGGAGAAGGGAGAATGGTTTCCAATTGGGGATGTTACACTATCTCAGGATAATCTCCCCATTGTGATTGGGAATTCCGATTACCAACATCGAGGACTTGGAAAAAAGATTCTAAGTACTTTGATTGAATTGGCTCGAGTAAAAGGATGGAAAGAATTGAGAGTCAAGGAAATCTACACCTACAATCATGCTTCTAGGAGGTGTTTCAAGTCGCTTGGATTTGTGGAAAATGGAGCAACAGAAAAAGGAACGAGTTTTATACTGAAATTAGTCTAA
- the pheS gene encoding phenylalanine--tRNA ligase subunit alpha: MSTIEEQLKALREETLASLKQITAENEKEMQDLRVSVLGKKGSLTEILKGMKDVSAEMRPIIGKHVNEARDVLTAAFEETAKLLEEKKVAAQLASESIDVTLPGRPVATGHRHVLTQTSEEIEDIFIGMGYQVVDGFEVEQDYYNFERMNLPKDHPARDMQDTFYITEEILLRTHTSPVQARAMDAHDFSKGPLKMISPGRVFRRDTDDATHSHQFHQIEGLVVGKNISMADLQGTLQLIVQKMFGEERQIRLRPSYFPFTEPSVEVDVSCFKCGGEGCNVCKKTGWIEIMGAGMVHPRVLEMSGIDATVYSGFAFGLGQERVAMLRYGINDIRGFYQGDVRFSEQFK, from the coding sequence ATGTCAACTATTGAAGAACAATTAAAAGCGCTTCGTGAAGAAACGCTGGCTAGCTTGAAGCAGATTACTGCTGAAAATGAAAAAGAGATGCAAGATTTGCGTGTCTCAGTCCTTGGTAAAAAGGGTTCGCTCACTGAAATCCTCAAAGGGATGAAAGATGTTTCTGCTGAGATGCGTCCAATTATTGGGAAACACGTCAATGAAGCTCGTGATGTCTTGACAGCTGCCTTTGAAGAAACAGCTAAGCTTTTGGAAGAAAAGAAAGTTGCAGCTCAATTAGCAAGTGAGAGTATCGATGTGACCCTTCCAGGTCGTCCTGTTGCGACTGGTCACCGTCATGTCCTCACACAAACCAGTGAAGAAATCGAAGATATTTTCATTGGGATGGGTTACCAAGTTGTGGATGGTTTTGAAGTGGAGCAAGATTACTATAACTTTGAACGTATGAACCTTCCAAAAGACCACCCAGCTCGTGATATGCAGGATACTTTCTATATCACTGAAGAAATCTTGCTCCGTACCCACACGTCTCCAGTGCAGGCGCGTGCTATGGATGCCCATGATTTCTCTAAAGGTCCTTTGAAAATGATCTCACCAGGGCGTGTGTTCCGTCGTGATACGGACGATGCAACCCACAGTCACCAGTTCCACCAAATCGAAGGCTTGGTTGTTGGAAAGAACATCTCTATGGCTGACCTTCAAGGAACCCTTCAGTTGATTGTGCAAAAAATGTTCGGTGAAGAGCGTCAAATTCGTTTGCGTCCATCTTATTTCCCATTCACAGAGCCATCTGTTGAAGTGGATGTTTCTTGCTTCAAGTGTGGTGGAGAAGGATGTAACGTATGTAAGAAAACTGGTTGGATCGAAATTATGGGTGCCGGTATGGTTCACCCACGTGTCCTTGAAATGAGTGGTATCGATGCGACTGTTTACTCTGGATTTGCCTTTGGTCTTGGACAAGAGCGTGTAGCTATGCTCCGTTATGGAATCAACGATATCCGTGGATTCTACCAAGGAGATGTCCGCTTCTCAGAACAGTTTAAATAA
- a CDS encoding GNAT family N-acetyltransferase, with amino-acid sequence MIRKVEMADVEVLAKIAKQTFRETFAYDNTEEQLQEYFEEAYSLRVLSTELENPDSEIYFIMHEEEIAGFLKVNWGIAQTERKLEDAFEIQRLYVLQRYQGFGFGKQLFEFALELATKNSFSWAWLGVWEHNTKAQAFYNRYGFEKFSQHHFMVGQKVDTDWLLRKKLR; translated from the coding sequence ATGATTAGAAAAGTAGAAATGGCAGATGTTGAGGTGTTGGCTAAAATTGCCAAACAAACCTTTCGTGAAACATTTGCTTATGATAATACGGAAGAGCAGTTACAGGAATACTTTGAAGAGGCTTATAGTCTGAGAGTTTTGTCAACTGAGTTGGAAAATCCTGACTCTGAAATCTATTTCATTATGCATGAAGAGGAGATAGCCGGTTTTCTCAAAGTCAACTGGGGAATTGCTCAGACTGAGAGAAAATTAGAGGATGCTTTTGAAATTCAACGCCTTTATGTGCTACAAAGATACCAAGGATTTGGGTTTGGTAAGCAACTGTTTGAATTCGCTCTTGAACTTGCTACCAAAAATAGTTTTTCTTGGGCTTGGTTAGGTGTTTGGGAGCATAATACAAAAGCTCAAGCGTTTTATAATCGATATGGTTTTGAAAAATTTAGCCAACATCATTTTATGGTTGGTCAAAAAGTAGATACGGATTGGTTACTGAGAAAGAAATTAAGGTAA
- the pheT gene encoding phenylalanine--tRNA ligase subunit beta, whose protein sequence is MLVSYKWLKELVDIDVPSQELAEKMSTTGIEVEGVESPAAGLSKIVVGEVLSCEDVPETHLHVCQVNVGEEEARQIVCGAPNVRAGIKVMVALPGARIADNYKIKKGKIRGLESLGMICSLGELGISDSVVPKEFADGLQILPESAVPGDEVFSYLDLDDEIIELSITPNRADALSMRGVAHEVAAIYDKAVNFKQFTLSETDQAAADALSVGIETDKAPYYAARILDNVTIAPSPQWLQNLLMNEGIRPINNVVDVTNYILLYFGQPMHAFDLDTFEGTDIRVREARAGEKLVTLDGEERDLETNDLVITVADKPVALAGVMGGQATEISEKSSRVVLEAAVFNGKSIRKTSGRLNLRSESSSRFEKGINVATVNEALDAAASMIAELAGATVRKGIVSAGELDTSDVEVSSTLADVNRVLGTDLSYADVEDVFRRLGFGLSGNADSFTVSVPRRRWDITIEADLFEEIARIYGYDRLPTSLPKDDGTAGELTATQKLRRQVRTIAEGAGLTEIITYALTTPEKAVEFTAQPSNLTELMWPMTVDRSVLRQNMVSGILDTVAYNVARKNKNLALYEIGKVFEQTGNPKEELPNEINSFAFALTGLVAEKDFQTAAVPVDFFYAKGILEALFARLGIQVTYTATSEIASLHPGRTAVISLGDQVLGFLGQVHPVTAKAYDIPETYVAELNLSAIEAALQPATPFVEITKFPAVSRDVALLLKAEVTHQEVVDAIQAAGVKRLTDIKLFDVFSGEKLGLGMKSMAYSLTFQNPEDSLTDEEVARYMEKIQASLEEKVNAEVR, encoded by the coding sequence ATGCTTGTATCTTATAAATGGTTAAAAGAATTGGTGGACATTGATGTGCCATCACAAGAGTTGGCTGAAAAAATGTCAACTACAGGGATCGAGGTAGAAGGTGTTGAATCACCTGCTGCTGGTCTCTCAAAAATTGTCGTCGGTGAGGTCTTGTCTTGCGAAGATGTGCCAGAAACTCACCTCCATGTTTGTCAGGTTAACGTTGGCGAAGAAGAAGCCCGTCAAATCGTTTGTGGTGCACCGAATGTGCGTGCTGGTATCAAGGTTATGGTGGCTCTTCCAGGAGCTCGCATCGCTGACAATTACAAGATCAAAAAAGGAAAAATCCGTGGTTTAGAGTCACTTGGAATGATCTGTTCGCTTGGTGAACTGGGAATTTCTGACTCAGTTGTGCCTAAGGAATTCGCAGATGGCCTCCAAATCTTGCCAGAAAGTGCCGTTCCTGGAGATGAAGTCTTCTCATATCTAGACTTGGATGATGAAATCATCGAACTTTCTATCACACCCAACCGTGCGGATGCCCTTTCTATGCGTGGAGTGGCTCACGAGGTGGCAGCTATCTATGATAAGGCAGTCAACTTTAAACAATTTACTCTTTCAGAAACTGACCAAGCTGCGGCAGATGCACTTTCTGTGGGCATTGAGACAGACAAGGCGCCTTACTATGCCGCTCGTATCTTGGATAATGTGACCATCGCACCAAGTCCACAATGGTTGCAAAACCTTCTCATGAACGAAGGAATCCGTCCAATCAATAACGTAGTGGACGTGACCAACTACATCCTTCTCTACTTTGGTCAACCAATGCATGCCTTTGACTTGGATACCTTTGAAGGAACTGACATTCGTGTGCGTGAAGCGCGTGCTGGTGAAAAATTAGTGACCTTGGATGGTGAAGAACGTGACTTGGAAACAAATGACCTAGTCATCACTGTCGCAGACAAGCCAGTAGCTCTTGCAGGTGTCATGGGCGGTCAAGCAACAGAAATCTCTGAGAAATCTAGTCGTGTCGTCCTTGAAGCTGCAGTCTTCAACGGAAAATCAATCCGTAAGACCAGCGGTCGTCTTAACCTTCGTTCTGAGTCATCTTCTCGCTTTGAAAAAGGCATCAATGTGGCAACTGTTAACGAAGCTCTTGATGCGGCGGCTAGCATGATTGCAGAACTTGCAGGTGCGACGGTGCGCAAAGGCATCGTTTCAGCGGGTGAGCTTGATACCTCTGATGTGGAAGTTTCTTCAACTCTTGCTGATGTTAACCGTGTCCTCGGAACTGATCTTTCTTATGCTGATGTAGAAGACGTCTTCCGTCGTCTTGGATTTGGTCTTTCTGGAAATGCAGATAGCTTCACAGTTAGCGTACCACGTCGTCGTTGGGATATCACTATCGAAGCAGACCTCTTTGAAGAAATCGCTCGTATCTATGGTTATGACCGCTTGCCAACCAGCCTTCCAAAAGACGATGGGACAGCTGGTGAATTGACTGCGACACAAAAACTCCGCCGTCAAGTTCGTACCATTGCTGAAGGAGCAGGTTTGACAGAAATCATTACCTACGCTCTAACAACTCCTGAAAAAGCAGTCGAGTTTACGGCTCAACCAAGTAACCTTACTGAACTCATGTGGCCAATGACAGTGGACCGTTCTGTCCTCCGTCAAAATATGGTGTCTGGTATCCTTGATACTGTTGCTTACAACGTGGCTCGTAAGAATAAAAACTTGGCTCTTTATGAAATCGGAAAAGTCTTTGAGCAAACTGGTAATCCAAAAGAAGAACTTCCAAATGAGATTAACAGCTTTGCCTTTGCCTTGACAGGCTTGGTTGCTGAAAAAGATTTCCAAACAGCAGCAGTTCCAGTTGATTTCTTCTATGCTAAGGGAATCCTTGAAGCCCTCTTTGCTCGTTTGGGAATCCAAGTAACCTATACGGCAACATCTGAAATCGCTAGCCTTCACCCAGGACGTACAGCCGTGATTTCACTCGGTGACCAAGTTCTTGGTTTCCTTGGGCAAGTGCATCCAGTCACTGCTAAGGCCTACGATATTCCAGAAACGTATGTAGCTGAGCTTAACCTTTCAGCCATCGAAGCTGCCCTTCAACCAGCTACTCCATTTGTGGAAATTACTAAATTCCCAGCAGTTAGCCGTGACGTTGCCCTTCTCCTTAAGGCAGAAGTGACTCACCAAGAAGTTGTGGACGCTATCCAAGCTGCCGGTGTGAAACGTTTGACAGATATCAAACTCTTTGACGTTTTCTCAGGCGAAAAATTGGGACTTGGTATGAAGTCAATGGCTTATAGCTTGACTTTCCAAAATCCAGAAGACAGCTTAACGGACGAAGAAGTCGCACGCTATATGGAAAAAATCCAAGCGTCTCTCGAAGAAAAAGTCAATGCAGAAGTGCGTTAA
- a CDS encoding ABC transporter ATP-binding protein, with translation MLEVRSLEKSFGPKQVLFGIDFQARPGRILGLVGKNGAGKTTIFHSILKFLEYQGEISLDGQDIRQETYARIGYLPEERSLMPKLTVLEQVRYLATLKGMDAKEIKEKLPQWMKRLEVKGKLTDKIKSLSKGNQQKIQLIITLIHEPDLIILDEPFSGLDPVNTELLKQVIFQEKERGATIIFSDHVMTNVEELCDDILMIRDGRVVLHGPVQDVRNQYGKTRLFVSSERSKEELESLPHVKQVSLTKQGSWKLILDDESAGRELFPILTQGQYIATFDQQAPTIDEIFKLESGVEV, from the coding sequence ATGCTAGAAGTAAGAAGTCTAGAGAAAAGTTTTGGACCCAAGCAAGTTTTGTTTGGTATTGACTTTCAAGCGCGACCAGGTCGTATTTTGGGACTAGTCGGGAAAAATGGTGCTGGGAAGACAACGATTTTCCACAGTATTTTGAAGTTTTTAGAATATCAAGGAGAAATTAGTCTGGATGGTCAGGATATTCGTCAGGAGACCTATGCTCGGATTGGCTATCTGCCTGAAGAACGCAGTCTCATGCCTAAATTGACAGTCCTTGAACAAGTTCGTTACTTGGCGACGCTAAAAGGTATGGATGCCAAGGAGATCAAGGAAAAACTCCCTCAATGGATGAAGAGGTTGGAAGTGAAAGGAAAGTTGACAGATAAAATTAAGAGTCTGTCAAAAGGAAATCAGCAGAAGATTCAGCTCATTATTACTCTGATTCATGAACCAGACTTGATTATCTTGGATGAGCCTTTCAGTGGATTGGACCCAGTCAATACCGAATTACTCAAGCAAGTTATTTTTCAGGAAAAAGAGCGTGGAGCAACCATTATCTTTTCTGACCATGTCATGACCAATGTCGAGGAACTTTGTGACGATATTCTGATGATTCGAGATGGTCGTGTAGTCTTGCATGGGCCAGTCCAGGATGTCCGCAATCAATACGGGAAAACGCGTCTCTTTGTTTCAAGTGAACGAAGCAAGGAAGAATTGGAAAGTCTTCCTCATGTCAAACAGGTGAGCTTGACCAAACAAGGCAGTTGGAAATTGATCCTAGATGACGAGAGCGCTGGAAGGGAACTCTTCCCAATCTTGACTCAGGGGCAATATATCGCAACCTTTGACCAACAAGCGCCAACAATTGATGAAATCTTTAAACTAGAATCAGGGGTGGAAGTATGA
- a CDS encoding ABC transporter permease translates to MSNMWVVMKETYLRHVKSWSFFFMVISPFLFIGLSGGIGYLQGSSMAKNSKIAVVTTVPSVEDGLKGTNGINFDYKDEASAQAAIKDEKIKGYLTIDQEDSVIKAVYYGETSLETGIKLAVTNKLNEFQAQLNRSAANLSQEQEKRLSQTVDFTEKIDESKENKKIVQTIAAAGLGFFLYMILITYASVTAQEVASEKGTKIMEVVFSSIRASHYFYARMLALLLVILTHIGIYVVGGLAAILLFKDLPLLAQFGILDHLGDAFSLNTLLFILVSLFMYVVLAAFLGSMVSRPEDAGKALSPLMIVIVVGFVGVTALGSAGDNLILKIGSYIPFISTFFMPFRAINGYANGLEAWISLAITIAFAVIATVFIGRMYASLVLQTDDLGPWKTFKRALSYK, encoded by the coding sequence ATGAGCAATATGTGGGTTGTAATGAAGGAAACCTATCTTCGACATGTCAAATCGTGGAGTTTCTTCTTTATGGTGATTTCACCATTCTTGTTTATCGGTCTCTCTGGAGGAATTGGCTATCTCCAAGGCTCTTCTATGGCCAAAAATAGTAAGATAGCAGTAGTAACAACTGTGCCATCTGTGGAAGATGGGCTCAAGGGTACTAATGGTATCAACTTTGATTATAAGGATGAAGCCAGTGCCCAAGCTGCTATCAAAGATGAGAAAATCAAGGGTTACCTAACTATTGATCAAGAGGATAGTGTCATCAAAGCCGTTTACTATGGTGAAACTTCTCTTGAAACAGGCATCAAGCTAGCAGTAACCAATAAACTCAATGAGTTTCAAGCTCAACTCAATCGCTCGGCGGCTAATTTGTCCCAAGAGCAGGAAAAGCGCCTGAGTCAAACCGTTGACTTTACGGAGAAGATTGATGAATCCAAGGAAAACAAAAAAATTGTTCAAACCATTGCGGCCGCAGGGCTTGGTTTCTTCCTCTATATGATTTTGATTACCTATGCTAGTGTCACTGCCCAGGAAGTAGCTAGTGAGAAAGGAACCAAAATCATGGAGGTGGTCTTCTCTAGTATCCGAGCTAGCCATTATTTCTACGCTCGCATGCTGGCTCTGCTTCTTGTGATTTTGACCCATATCGGCATCTATGTCGTAGGTGGTCTCGCTGCCATTCTGCTCTTTAAGGATTTGCCATTATTAGCCCAGTTTGGTATTTTGGACCATTTAGGAGATGCTTTCTCTCTAAATACCTTGCTCTTTATTTTAGTCAGTCTCTTTATGTACGTAGTTTTGGCAGCCTTCCTAGGTTCCATGGTTTCTCGTCCTGAGGATGCAGGAAAAGCCTTGTCACCTTTGATGATTGTGATTGTGGTAGGTTTTGTGGGGGTTACTGCCCTAGGCTCTGCAGGGGACAATTTGATTTTGAAAATTGGTTCTTATATTCCCTTTATTTCGACTTTCTTCATGCCATTTAGAGCTATTAATGGCTATGCAAATGGGTTAGAAGCTTGGATTTCGCTTGCTATTACGATTGCTTTTGCAGTAATTGCAACAGTCTTTATTGGGCGTATGTATGCTAGTCTCGTTCTGCAGACAGATGATTTAGGTCCTTGGAAAACATTTAAACGTGCCTTATCTTATAAATAG
- the rplM gene encoding 50S ribosomal protein L13, whose product MNKTTFMAKPGQVERKWYVVDATDVPLGRLSAVVASVLRGKNKPTFTPHTDTGDFVIVINAEKVKLTGKKATDKIYYTHSNHPGGLKQISAGELRSKNAVRLIEKSVKGMLPHNTLGRAQGMKLKVFVGAEHTHAAQQPEVLDISGLI is encoded by the coding sequence ATGAACAAAACAACATTTATGGCTAAACCAGGCCAAGTTGAACGTAAATGGTACGTAGTTGACGCAACTGATGTACCACTTGGACGTCTTTCTGCAGTAGTTGCTAGCGTACTTCGCGGAAAAAACAAACCAACATTTACACCACACACTGATACAGGTGACTTTGTGATTGTTATCAATGCTGAAAAAGTTAAATTGACTGGTAAAAAAGCAACTGATAAAATCTACTACACTCACTCAAACCACCCAGGTGGATTGAAACAAATCTCTGCAGGTGAACTTCGTTCTAAAAATGCAGTACGTTTGATCGAGAAATCAGTTAAAGGTATGCTTCCACACAATACACTTGGACGCGCTCAAGGTATGAAGTTGAAAGTATTTGTTGGAGCTGAGCACACTCACGCTGCACAACAACCAGAAGTTCTTGATATTTCAGGACTTATCTAA
- the rpsI gene encoding 30S ribosomal protein S9: MSQAQYAGTGRRKNAVARVRLVPGTGKITVNKKDVEEYIPHADLRLVINQPFAVTSTAGSYDVFVNVVGGGYAGQSGAIRHGIARALLQVDPDFRDSLKRAGLLTRDSRKVERKKPGLKKARKASQFSKR, encoded by the coding sequence ATGTCACAAGCACAATATGCAGGTACTGGACGTCGTAAAAACGCTGTTGCACGCGTTCGCCTTGTTCCAGGAACTGGTAAAATCACTGTTAACAAAAAAGATGTTGAAGAGTACATCCCACACGCTGACCTTCGTCTTGTCATTAACCAACCATTTGCAGTTACTTCAACTGCAGGTTCATACGACGTTTTCGTTAACGTTGTAGGTGGTGGATACGCTGGTCAATCAGGAGCTATCCGTCACGGTATCGCTCGTGCCCTTCTTCAAGTAGACCCAGACTTCCGCGATTCATTGAAACGCGCAGGACTTCTTACACGTGACTCACGTAAAGTTGAACGTAAGAAACCAGGTCTTAAGAAAGCTCGTAAAGCATCACAATTCTCAAAACGTTAA
- a CDS encoding WXG100 family type VII secretion target has translation MADLKIKYKDLETAIQLSKEINQELTSSYQTVTQLKSYLQSAKWSGKTKVAFESYLDIIHKYHKDLRTIMEEHEKAVTSLKNSIDSYNSSSEVASIKGL, from the coding sequence ATGGCAGATTTAAAAATAAAATATAAGGATCTAGAGACAGCTATTCAGCTTTCAAAAGAAATTAATCAGGAATTGACAAGTTCCTACCAAACTGTCACTCAATTAAAAAGTTATCTCCAGTCAGCCAAGTGGTCTGGGAAAACAAAGGTGGCTTTTGAGTCCTATCTAGACATCATCCATAAATACCATAAAGATTTGAGAACTATTATGGAAGAACATGAAAAAGCAGTAACAAGTTTGAAAAACTCCATTGATAGCTATAATAGTTCATCGGAAGTTGCATCAATTAAAGGGTTGTAA